The Eurosta solidaginis isolate ZX-2024a chromosome 4, ASM4086904v1, whole genome shotgun sequence genome includes a window with the following:
- the LOC137249352 gene encoding mitochondrial tRNA-specific 2-thiouridylase 1, whose translation MFRNIVVGISGGVDSAISALLLKQKGFNVIGAFMKNWDEFDETGICSGEQDYLHAKYTCEKLDIELHVVNYVKDYWNSVFSSFLEDYQNGITPNPDILCNKYIKFDLFYKYAIQQLQGDAIATGHYAKTSFGSYLENYKENGDVHLLIPHDKFKDQTFFLSGIQRHTLSRTMFPLGDTLKSDVKNLALKNGLQRLAFKKESTGICFVGKRPFKQFIKEYINVRPGNFVDVDSGKIVGTHNGIHEWTVGQRCRLASYLHPYFVVKKDVHNNIIHVALGKENPALYNDFVYASAPNWLCENPLHADSAELRCRFRFQHTKPLVECSVRNTIDNPSHIMITLEKPLRAITPGQYAVLYSQTACLGSARIISASRMEEDKVEELEGAS comes from the exons ATGTTCCGAAATATCGTTGTTGGCATATCTGGAGGAGTTGATAGTGCAATATCAGCGCTTTTACTCAAACAAAAAG GCTTTAATGTTATCGGTGCCTTTATGAAAAACTGGGATGAATTTGATGAAACGGGGATCTGTAGCGGTGAGCAGGACTACCTTCATGCAAAGTATACATGCGAAAAGCTTGACATAGAATTACACGTTGTGAACTATGTAAAAGACTATTGGAATTCAGTGTTTAG CTCATTTCTAGAGGATTATCAAAATGGGATCACTCCTAATCCAGATATACTAtgtaataaatatattaaatttgacTTATTCTATAAATATGCTATCCAACAGTTACAAGGTGATGCCATTGCTACTGGACATTATGCAAAAACAAGTTTTGGTAGCTATCTGGAAAACTACAAGGAAAATGGTG ACGTGCACCTACTTATACCTCATGACAAATTCAAAGATCAAACGTTTTTTCTATCCGGCATACAACGTCATACACTTTCACGCACTATGTTTCCTTTGGGGGATACTTTAAAAAGCGATGTTAAAAATTTAGCACTTAAAAATGGTTTGCAACGTTTGGCATTTAAGAAAGAAAGTACGGGTATATGTTTCGTTGGTAAACGACCTTTCAAACAGTTTATAAAGGaa TATATAAATGTGCGACCGGGAAATTTCGTTGACGTCGACAGTGGTAAAATCGTTGGCACCCACAATGGCATACATGAGTGGACGGTTGGACAACGCTGTCGTTTGGCCTCCTACTTGCATCCTTATTTTGTGGTGAAAAAGGATGTCCACAACAATATAATTCATGTAGCTTTGGGTAAAGAAAATCCTGCTTTATACAATGATTTTGTTTATGCAAGTGCGCCAAATTGGTTATGTGAGAATCCCTTACATGCTGATTCAGCAGAACTGCGCTGTCGTTTTCGATTTCAGCACACAAAGCCGTTGGTGGAATGTTCAGTAAGAAATACTATCGATAATCCCTCACATATAATGATCACTTTAGAAAAACCATTAAGAGCGATCACACCAGGCCAATATGCAGTTCTCTACAGCCAAACGGCGTGTTTGGGTTCAGCGCGTATAATTAGCGCGAGTCGTATGGAGGAGGATAAAGTGGAAGAACTTGAGGGCGCTAGTTGA
- the Mer gene encoding moesin/ezrin/radixin homolog 2, producing MSPFRIKKNRSLPVRVVTFDSELEFNLGYRETGQELFDLVCRTIGLRESWYFGLQYVDGRGHVAWLKMDKKVKDQRIQFQTNGFYVFNFYAKYFPENVSEELIQEITQHLFFLQVKQSILSMDIYCRPEASVLLASYAVHVQYGPYDYETYKDGMLASADLLPKKVTDQYQMTPEMWEERIKTWYMDHEPMTRDEVEMEYLKIAQDLDMYGVNYFPITNKNKTKLWLGVTAIGLNIYEENNKLSPRTTFQWNEIRHVSFDDKKFTIRLVDTKVSNFIFYSQDLHINKMILDLCKGNHDLYMRRRKPDTMEIQQMKAQAKEEKQRRQQERAKFLREKKLREKAERDRYELQKRYEHLQEEMRMANDALRRSEETKELYFEKSRVNEEQMQLTECKAHHFKTEMDRLRERQMKIEHEKIDLEKKIRDADFYVHQLTLEKDKREAEAEKLKKELQCAQLAEREATARLLNFINQGRKTSTDSLMAVSGNNVVVVSATNTAISTPSLTNSSSTIDIETAGGVDLTASNHDLASNANDASSDITDDFETKEFVLTDDKLEQITNIRLEYLKKSKQMENQLQTLRSQIELLKIEENQSNLDILSDALMKAGETKYSTLKKLKSGSTKARVAFFEEL from the exons ATGAGTCCATTTCGTATTAAGAAAAACCGCTCATTGCCAGTAAGAGTGGTAACCTTCGATTCAGAATTAGAATTCAATTTGGGATATCGAGAGACTGGTCAAGAATTATTTGATTTGGTATGCCGAACCATAGGTTTGCGTGAGTCATGGTATTTTGGTTTACAATATGTGGATGGCCGCGGGCATGTCGCCTGGTTGAAAATGGATAAAAAAGTCAAAGATCAACGCATACAATTTCAAACGAATGgattttatgtatttaatttttatgcaaaatattttccGGAAAATGTTAGTGAAGAGCTAATACAAGAGATCACACAACATTTATTTTTTCTGCAAGTTAAACAGAGTATACTCTCAATGGATATATATTGTCGGCCAGAAGCATCAGTATTATTGGCATCGTATGCGGTGCATGTGCAGTATGGGCCATACGATTATGAAACCTATAAAGATGGCATGTTGGCGAGTGCGGACTTGCTGCCGAAAAAGGTGACAGATCAGTATCAGATGACGCCCGAGATGTGGGAGGAACGCATAAAAACTTG gtACATGGATCATGAGCCAATGACACGTGATGAAGTTGAAATGGAATACTTAAAGATCGCACAAGATTTAGATATGTATGGCGTTAACTATTTTCCTATTACT aataaaaataaaactaaattatggCTGGGTGTTACCGCAATCGGTCTGAACATTTATGAAGAAAATAATAAACTTTCACCACGTACAACATTTCAATGGAATGAGATAAGACATGTAAGCTTCGATGATAAAAAGTTTACTATTCGATTGGTGGACACGAAAgtgtcaaattttattttttattcacaagattTGCATATCAATAAAATG ATTCTAGATTTATGTAAAGGCAATCATGATTTGTATATGCGAAGACGCAAACCGGACACCATGGAAATACAACAAATGAAGGCACAAGCAAAAGAGGAGAAACAAAGGCGCCAACAGGAGCGGGCAAAGTTTTTGCGGGAAAAAAAATTACGCGAAAAAGCGGAACGGGATCGTTATGAGCTTCAAAAGCGCTATGAACATCTGCAGGAGGAGATGCGCATGGCTAACGATGCGTTG CGCCGttccgaggaaaccaaagagCTCTACTTTGAAAAAAGTCGCGTTAATGAGGAACAAATGCAGCTGACTGAATGTAAAGCACATCACTTCAAAACCGAAATGGATCGTTTGCGGGAACGTCAAATGAAAATTGAGCATGAAAAAATagacttggaaaaaaaaatacGCGATGCCGATTTTTATGTGCATCAATTAACGTTGGAAAAGGATAAACGTGAAGCGGAAGCAGAAAAATTGAAGAAAGAGTTACAGTGCGCACAATTAGCAGAACGTGAGGCGACTGCACGTTTACTGAATTTTATAAATCAAGGACGTAAAACATCCACCGATAGTTTAATGGCCGTTTCAGGGAATAACGTTGTCGTTGTTTCGGCAACAAATACAGCCATTAGCACTCCTTCGTTGACCAATAGCAGTTCTACCATTGATATAGAAACTGCAGGCGGTGTCGACTTGACAGCATCTAATCACGATCTTGCCTCCAACGCAAATGACGCTTCTTCGGATATCACAGACGATTTCGAAACAAAGGAATTCGTGCTTACCGATGATAAATTAgagcaaattacaaatatacgtttGGAATATTTAAAGAAATCCAAACAAATGGAAAACCAATTGCAAACACTGCGTTCACAAATAGAATTGTTAAAAATTGAAGAGAATCAGAGTAATTTAGATATTCTTAGTGATGCGCTAATGAAAGCGGGCGAAACAAAATACTCAACATTAAAGAAATTGAAATCGGGTTCGACCAAAGCCCGCGTGGCTTTCTTTGAAGAATTATAG
- the LOC137249353 gene encoding probable basic-leucine zipper transcription factor F: MSSLIDKRKRSREDDICDSTPLSKRINQLHLTNMDEPNQSMPELHFNNPPKQAAADQDYNVGQINSNGFNTDHLMNLHNNNNQIHHQQTQQQQQHMHLQHSTSTYAPELNEAENPFYYIKNKLLYELHYERLKRCVV, translated from the exons ATGTCAAGTTTAATCGATAAGAG AAAAAGAAGTCGCGAAGATGACATCTGTGACTCAACGCCACTATCAAAACGAATCAATCAGCTGCATTTGACAAATATGGACGAGCCCAACCAGTCAATGCCAGAACTGCATTTTAATAACCCACCCAAGCAAGCTGCAGCAGATCAGGATTATAATGTTGGTCAAATCAATAGTAATGGATTTAATACAGACCACTTAATGAATttgcataataataataatcaaattCATCACCAACAAactcaacaacagcagcaacatatGCATTTACAACACTCCACTAGTACTTATGCGCCCGAATTGAATGAAGCTGAAAATCCCTTCTACTATATAAAGAATAAGCTATTGTATGAATTGCATTATGAACGCCTTAAAAGATGTGTGGTATAA
- the Cdc45 gene encoding cell division control protein 45 homolog, which yields MFIQDLRQDFYNRLVGKRLLIIVNYDIDAICGSKILQSLFKYDHMLYSVVPIMGIAGLQRAYNEHQGDVKFVILVNCGGCVDVVELLQPEEDVIFFICDAHRPLDVCNIYSDRQVCILGDPALEESIPAFESIFCESDDEGDSEHEADEDDGANDSGAGGSDEEDAEKNERPPAQKLSRLERHEQRVMKQRQRRTWENERDRIMFEYTQYGFYGRSTAFTIFELAWKLSKDNMDLLWWAIVGLTEQLILGKIESSAYTLEIENVQSHVSRLTNKTNDQTNMSASKINFENDLHLVLYRHWTVVESMRYSMYCACKLRLWTLRGEKRLHELLVEMGLPLAQARQMFSSMDLVLRQEFYKTIEKLAEKYGIPDIVYGSFTLSYGYRNRYSAADYVYGMLAILESVKKDKTPEDCFLEALDSLSRNHRNIMVEGIENAKLLLSSIFKQVQSSLESHQVLSTGTFFYYILNEENSYFSYPYGLTLLAKFMLNGHVTTSRSRQAPELPLIASCPVDLERGLCLLVGIPPVREDSPKNFFGKAFEQAASKSNAVILQDFFETSLIQIRQNDLAKFLDALTVLLA from the exons atGTTTATACAAGACTTGCGACAAGATTTCTACAATCGTCTAGTAGGCAAACGTTTGCTTATAATTGTTAATTATGATATTGATGCCATATGTGGGAGCAAAATTTTACAATCGCTCTTCAAATATGACCATATGTTATATTCCGTGGTGCCAATAATGGGCATTGCAGGTCTGCAACGCGCCTACAACGAACATCAGGGCGATGTAAAATTCGTAATACTCGTTAATTGCGGTGGTTGTGTAGATGTTGTGGAACTTTTGCAACCCGAAGAGGATGTCATATTCTTTATTTGTGATGCGCATAGGCCATTGGACGTATGCAACATATATAGCGATCGGCAG gTGTGTATATTAGGTGATCCTGCGCTCGAAGAAAGTATACCCGCATTTGAATCAATTTTCTGCGAGTCTGATGATGAAGGCGATAGTGAACATGAGGCGGATGAAGATGACGGCGCTAATGATAGTGGCGCCGGTGGTTCTGATGAGGAGGATGCTGAAAAGAACGAACGTCCACCTGCACAGAAGTTGAGTCGGCTCGAACGTCATGAGCAGCGCGTTATGAAGCAACGTCAACGACGGACTTGGGAGAACGAACGTGATCGTATTATGTTTGAATATACACAATATGGTTTCTATGGACGTTCTACGGCATTTACCATATTTGAATTGGCTTGGAAATTGTCGAAAGATAATATGGATTTGTTGTGGTGGGCGATTGTCGGCTTAACCGAACAATTAATTTTGGGCAAAATCGAGAGTAGCGCTTATACATTGGAGATTGAAAATGTGCAATCACACGTATCTCGTTTAACGAATAAAACCAATGATCAAACGAATATGAGCGCttcgaaaataaattttgaaaatgattTGCATTTAGTGTTATATAGGCATTGGACTGTAGTGGAATCGATGcg cTACTCAATGTATTGTGCCTGCAAATTGCGGTTGTGGACACTTCGTGGTGAAAAGCGTTTACATGAGCTACTTGTCGAAATGGGTTTGCCATTAGCTCAAGCGCGCCAAATGTTCAGCTCAATGGATTTGGTGTTGCGTCAAGAGTTTTATAAAACTATAGAAAAATTGGCCGAAAAGTATGGTATTCCAGATATAGTATATGGTTCATTCACCTTAAGTTATGGTTATCGCAATCGCTACTCCGCTGCCGACTATGTTTATGGTATGTTGGCCATTTTAGAGTCGGTGAAAAAGGATAAAACGCCAGAGGATTGTTTTCTGGAAGCATTAGATAGCTTATCGCGTAATCATCGTAATATTATGGTCGAAGGCATTGAAAACGCTAAACTGTTATTATCATCCATTTTCAAACAAGTACAAAGCAGCTTGGAGTCACATCAAGTACTCTCAACGGGCACGTTTTTctattatattttaaatgaagaaaattcATATTTCTCTTATCCATATGGTTTGACTTTGCTGGCAAAGTTTATGTTAAATGGGCATGTGACAACCTCCCGTAGTCGTCAAGCGCCAGAATTACCACTTATAGCTAGCTGTCCAGTAGATTTGGAACGTGGTCTATGCTTATTGGTAGGCATCCCACCAGTGCGTGAAGATTCACCGAAAAATTTCTTTGGCAAAGCATTCGAGCAAGCAGCTAGCAAATCTAATGCAGTCATTTTGCAAGACTTTTTCGAAACTTCGCTAATACAAATACGTCAAAATGATTTGGCGAAATTTTTAGATGCGCTCACTGTACTTTTGGCTTAG